From a region of the Danio aesculapii chromosome 4, fDanAes4.1, whole genome shotgun sequence genome:
- the mapre3b gene encoding microtubule-associated protein RP/EB family member 3b isoform X2, translating to MAVNVYSTSMTIENLSRHDMLAWVNDSLQLTYTKIEQLCSGVAYCQFMDMLFPGCILLKKVKFQAKLEHEYIHNFKVLQAAFKRMNVDKIIPVEKLVKGKFQDNFEFVQWFKKFFDANYDGKEYDPQLARQGQDVTPPPNPGPQRTSPTAPKTMPTPQRAISSTPSTGIRRNTPISRNGGDAEIMELNQQLMDLKLTVDGLEKERDFYFSKLRDIELICQEHESDSNPVLGKIIDILYATEDGFAPPEDEEIDEQPQDQDEY from the exons ATGGCGGTAAACGTTTACTCCACATCGATGACCATCGAGAACCTGAGCAGACATGACATGCTGGCCTGGGTGAACGACTCTCTGCAGCTCACCTACACCAAGATCGAGCAGCTGTGCTCAG GTGTGGCTTACTGTCAGTTCATGGACATGCTGTTTCCCGGCTGTATTCTGCTCAAGAAGGTGAAGTTTCAGGCCAAGCTGGAGCACGAGTACATCCACAACTTCAAAGTGCTGCAGGCGGCCTTCAAGAGGATGAACGTGGACAAG ATCATTCCAGTGGAGAAGCTGGTCAAAGGGAAGTTTCAGGACAACTTTGAGTTCGTTCAGTGGTTTAAGAAGTTTTTTGACGCCAATTACGACGGGAAGGAGTACGACCCTCAATTAGCGCGGCAGGGGCAAGACGTCACGCCTCCACCAAACCCAG GACCCCAGCGGACGTCACCGACAGCACCGAAAACAATGCCCACCCCCCAGCGTGCCATAAGCTCCACCCCCTCAACTGGAATACGACGAAACACACCAATATCACGAAACGGAGGCGACGCCGAGATCATGGAGCTCAACCAACAG CTGATGGATCTGAAATTGACAGTGGACGGTTTGGAGAAAGAGCGAGATTTTTACTTCAGCAAACTCAGAGACATTGAGCTGATCTGTCAAGAGCACGAGAGCGACAgtaacccagtcctgggaaaaaTCATCGACATCCTCTACGCCACAGAG GATGGGTTTGCACCTCCAGAGGATGAAGAGATTGACGAACAGCCACAAGACCAGGATGAATACTga
- the tmem214 gene encoding transmembrane protein 214, with translation MASGVGKWEVVKKGKKASSSSKTQDKKSARKALREANTDSNHVMSETIFDGFEKMVKKQNKEQVPPPVEAQQKKTNAGKQTKKPPANSSPKPVHYKTLEEAVKALNITELKQQLEKSQTLFPDNPSIWVKDLAGYLNYKLPAPDTDPTLSSYAHDYPYCLAGKELKAIIKNLLGKCSDALPEFFDHCIFTMLREQDRQPSDSVHGYRMCIQALMQDKPKIATLKLSDHLELLRSHQSRPLKCLTIMWALGQAGFYDLSQGIRVWLGIMLPVLGMKALSAYAIAYLERLLTLHANLTKGFGIIGPKEFFPLLDFAYMPKNALSQSLQDQLCRLYPRIKVLAFGAKPESTLHTYFPSFLSRATPNCPGAMKKELLRSLTECLSVDSQSLSVWRQLYTKHLPQSSLLLNHLLKTWKTLPLKLQKSLQDTIQSFRVTNDELQSGAHTQDISDCNTLCQSLQLKMRGQGVPWWRVLLMLLVCVLGFVAHDIRTRGSFSDSRTAVFLEQLGVSGVTQQAWSRVSHYSQQSLSWLSENTPYYYSSAVSAVRPLLEDGQEYVKLAALKITHVSSELMLWMQENLPLLLHWIHANTPESVFQFLEFLKDLLLFVHEQMILPALQYLNTALQHAWRSLQESCNGEVSLHCLQDHVRSFTNSTWIYLQDATSAIKSRAQELLS, from the exons ATGGCCTCCGGTGTGGGCAAATGGGAGGTGgtgaagaaaggaaagaaagcgAGCAGCAGCTCCAAAACTCAGGACAAGAAATCAGCAAGGAAAGCGCTGAGAGAGGCCAATACTGACAGCAAcc ACGTGATGTCCGAGACCATATTCGACGGCTTCGAGAAGATGGTGAAGAAGCAGAATAAAGAGCAGGTTCCTCCGCCAGTGGAAGCACAGCAGAAGAAAACTAACGCGGGGAAGCAGACCAAAAAACCCCCGGCCAACAGCAGCCCCAAACCAGTCCACTACAAGACTCTGGAGGAGGCGGTCAAAGCC ttgAATATAACAGAGCTGAAGCAGCAGCTGGAGAAAAGTCAGACTCTGTTTCCTGACAATCCGTCCATCTGGGTAAAGGATCTGGCTGGATATCTGAACTACAAACTCCCAGCTCCAGACACAGACCCCACGCTCAGCAGCTACGCTCACG ATTACCCATACTGCCTCGCTGGGAAGGAGCTGAAGGCCATTATTAAGAACCTGCTTGGCAAATGTTCAGACGCGCTGCCTGAGTTCTTCGACCACTGCATCTTCACCATGCTGAGAGAACAGGACCGACAGCCAA GTGATTCTGTGCACGGCTACAGGATGTGCATTCAGGCTCTCATGCAGGACAAACCCAAAATCGCCACGCTGAAGCTCTCCGAC CATCTGGAGCTGCTGCGCTCTCATCAGAGCCGTCCGCTCAAGTGTCTGACCATCATGTGGGCGCTGGGACAAGCAGGATTCTACGACCTCAGCCAGGGCATCagag TCTGGTTGGGAATCATGCTCCCTGTTCTCGGGATGAAGGCTCTCTCCGCATACGCCATCGCTTATCTGGAGCGGCTGCTGAC CCTTCATGCCAACCTGACCAAAGGCTTCGGGATCATTGGCCCCAAGGAGTTCTTCCCGCTGCTGGACTTTGCTTACATGCCTAAAAACGCTCTTTCACAGAG TTTGCAGGACCAGTTGTGTCGGCTGTATCCACGGATAAAAGTTCTGGCCTTTGGTGCAAAACCCGAATCAACACTGCACACATATTTCCCATCATTCCTGTCACGAGCCACACCCAACTGTCCTGGCGCAATGAAGAAAGAG TTGCTGAGGAGTCTGACGGAGTGTCTGAGCGTGGACAGTCAGAGTCTGAGTGTTTGGAGGCAGCTGTACACCAAACACCTGCCGCAGTCCAG cttgCTACTCAATCACCTGCTGAAGACCTGGAAAACACTCCCTCTGAAG TTGCAGAAGAGTCTTCAGGACACCATACAGTCATTCAGGGTGACCAATGATGAGCTGCAGAGCGGCGCGCACACACAGGACATCAGCGACTGCAACACACTCTGCCAG tctCTGCAGCTGAAGATGCGTGGTCAGGGTGTGCCGTGGTGGCGTGTGCTGCTCAtgctgctggtgtgtgtgttgGGTTTCGTGGCTCATGACATCAGGACTCGGGGCTCCTTCAGTGACTCCAGAACTGCTGTTTTTCTGGAGCAGCTCGGGGTCTCCGGCGTAACCCAGCAGGCCTGGAGCCGTGTCTCACACTATAGCCAGCAGAGCCTCAG ctGGCTGTCTGAGAACACGCCGTATTATTACTCTAGTGCGGTGTCTGCGGTGCGTCCACTGTTGGAGGATGGACAGGAGTATGTGAAGTTGGCGGCACTGAAGATCACACACGTGAGCTCAGAGCTGATGCTGTGGATGCAGGAGAACCTGCCGCTGCTGCTGCACTgg ATTCACGCCAATACTCCAGAGAGTGTGTTTCAGTTCCTGGAGTTCCTAAAGGATCTGTTGCTGTTTGTCCACGAGCAGATGATCCTGCCGGCTCTGCAGTATCTGAACACAGCACTGCAGCACGCCTGGAGGAGTCTGCAGGAGTCCTGCAA tggaGAGGTATCTCTGCACTGTTTACAGGATCACGTCCGCTCCTTCACCAACAGCACCTGGATTTACCTGCAGGACGCCACGTCTGCTATCAAGAGCCGAGCGCAGGAGCTGCTGTCCTGA
- the mapre3b gene encoding microtubule-associated protein RP/EB family member 3b isoform X1 encodes MAVNVYSTSMTIENLSRHDMLAWVNDSLQLTYTKIEQLCSGVAYCQFMDMLFPGCILLKKVKFQAKLEHEYIHNFKVLQAAFKRMNVDKIIPVEKLVKGKFQDNFEFVQWFKKFFDANYDGKEYDPQLARQGQDVTPPPNPGEVFLFHKPKSPSRSSGPQRTSPTAPKTMPTPQRAISSTPSTGIRRNTPISRNGGDAEIMELNQQLMDLKLTVDGLEKERDFYFSKLRDIELICQEHESDSNPVLGKIIDILYATEDGFAPPEDEEIDEQPQDQDEY; translated from the exons ATGGCGGTAAACGTTTACTCCACATCGATGACCATCGAGAACCTGAGCAGACATGACATGCTGGCCTGGGTGAACGACTCTCTGCAGCTCACCTACACCAAGATCGAGCAGCTGTGCTCAG GTGTGGCTTACTGTCAGTTCATGGACATGCTGTTTCCCGGCTGTATTCTGCTCAAGAAGGTGAAGTTTCAGGCCAAGCTGGAGCACGAGTACATCCACAACTTCAAAGTGCTGCAGGCGGCCTTCAAGAGGATGAACGTGGACAAG ATCATTCCAGTGGAGAAGCTGGTCAAAGGGAAGTTTCAGGACAACTTTGAGTTCGTTCAGTGGTTTAAGAAGTTTTTTGACGCCAATTACGACGGGAAGGAGTACGACCCTCAATTAGCGCGGCAGGGGCAAGACGTCACGCCTCCACCAAACCCAGGTGAAGTTTTCCTTTTCCACAAACCCAAGAGCCCCTCCAGATCCTCAG GACCCCAGCGGACGTCACCGACAGCACCGAAAACAATGCCCACCCCCCAGCGTGCCATAAGCTCCACCCCCTCAACTGGAATACGACGAAACACACCAATATCACGAAACGGAGGCGACGCCGAGATCATGGAGCTCAACCAACAG CTGATGGATCTGAAATTGACAGTGGACGGTTTGGAGAAAGAGCGAGATTTTTACTTCAGCAAACTCAGAGACATTGAGCTGATCTGTCAAGAGCACGAGAGCGACAgtaacccagtcctgggaaaaaTCATCGACATCCTCTACGCCACAGAG GATGGGTTTGCACCTCCAGAGGATGAAGAGATTGACGAACAGCCACAAGACCAGGATGAATACTga